The genomic interval TCCATGACCGAAACGATCTCCCGCGCCACCGCCCGAAGCACTGCCGTTGCCCTGGCCACGGCCGCTCTGGCCATGGGCGCGACCACCGCCGGCGCGAGCACCGCGAGCGCGGCCGGCACCCCGGCGCCCGCGCCGGCCGAGAGCGCCGCACGGACATCCGGAACCGCCGGGCTGAAGGGCGTCGACTACGCGGCCTGGCAGCGTGAGGTGAGGTCCGTCATCGACGGGGCACGGCCGTACGTCGTGGAGCGCACGGCGAACGCGCAGCGGGAGAAGCAGGCCGTCGTGCTCGACATCGACAACAGCTCCCTGGAGACGGACTTCCACTGGAAGTACCCGACTCCGGCGATCGAACCGGTCCTGGAGCTGACGCGGTACGCGCACGCCCGGGGCGCCGCCGTCTTCTTCGTCACCGCGCGGCCCGGCCTGCTGGACGCGGCGACCGAGTACAACCTCCGGCGGGTCGGCTATCCGGTCAGCGGCCTGTACGTACGTCACCTCCCGGACCTCTTCCGGGACGTGAGCACGTACAAGACCGCCAAGCGGGCGGAGATCGAGGCCCAGGGCTACAAGATCATCGCCAATATCGGCAACAACACCACGGATCTGGCCGGCGGGCACGCCGAGCGGACCTTCAAGCTGCCGGACTACGGCGGCAAGCTCTCCTGACCGCGGCCCGGCGGGTCCGCCGGCCGTCCTCCCGACCGCGGTCCAGGCCGGCCGGGCCGCTCCCGCGCCTCAGTGGCGGCGCCTCGCCTTCGCACAGTCGAGGAAGGCCACGCCCAGGGCCGCCAGACCGATCTGGATCAGCCACTTGATCCAGTCGATCCCCTTGGTGTCGCCCACGCCCAGCGCGTGGGCGATGAGCGCGCCCACGAGGGCCGCGAGGATACCGACCGCGATCGTCCACAGCACACCGATGTGCTGGCGTCCCGGCACCACCAGGCGCCCCAGCACACCGATGATCAGGCCGATGACTATCGCACTGAAAATTCCCGAGATTTCCACGACGCCCCCTATCGAGCCCTTTCCGGCCCATCCGGCCCGTTTCCTCTGGTGACATCTGCCCAGCCGACGGGCGGCGCATGTCTGGCTTCCGTCGCTCGGAGCCGCCGCCGCGCGCCGTGCCTAGACTGGTCGTGCCGGGCACAGGACGCCCGACAGGGACGGGAGAGCGACAGTGGCCGCAGGTGTCGGGAGCGTCGAGGGCTTCCCCGGGGGCGTGGGCGGGGACTTCGACGACCCCTCGGCGGAGGTGCTCTCCGAGGCCGCCGCCGCGTTCGGACTGCTCGCCTCCTCGGCCCGGCTCCACCTGGTCTGGGCGCTGGCGCAGGGCGAGAGCGACGTGAGCGGGCTGGCCGAGCGGGTGGGCGGCGCCCTCCCCGCGATCAGCCAGCACCTGGCGAAGCTGAAGCTGGCCGGGCTGGTGCGCTCGCGCCGCGAGGGCCGTCGCGTGGTCTACCTCGTCGACGACCCCGACGTCGTCACGATCGTCCGGCTGATGGTCGGTCAGCTCGCCGACCGCAAGGCCGGTGCCGGTGCCGTCCCCGGGGCCCACACCGGGCGCCTCCGTGGGCTGGGCGCCTGACGGCGCGGGCGCGGCCGGCACCACCCTGGAGGCCCTGCGCGCGCTGGGCAGCGGACCGCGCGGGCTCGTCGAACAGCAGGCGGAGGAACGGCTCGCCGCGCACGGTGAGAACGTCTTCCCCGGCCGCCGCCCCGCGTCCTGGCCGCGCCGGCTCGCCCGCGGCCTCCGCGACCCCTTCACCGCCGTCCTGCTCGGCCTGGGCCTGGTCTCGGCCGCGGTGGCGTCCTGGGGCACGGCCTGTGTGATCGCGGTGCTGGTGACGGTCAGCTCCGTCCTGCGCGCCACCGGCGAGCACCGCGCCGACCGCGCCGCCGCCACCCTGCGCGATCTGATCGCCACCACGGCCACGGTGCGCAGGCGCGCGACGGAGACCTCGCCGCCCGGCACCCGCGAACTGCCGGTGGACCAGCTCGTACCGGGCGACGTGGTCCTGCTCGCCCCCGGCGACGTGGTCCCGGCGGACCTGCGTCTGCTCCGCGCCACGGGCCTGACCCTGCACGAGGCCGCCCTGACGGGCGAGTCGGCACCGGTCGGCAAGCGGGTGCCCGCGGCGGGCGGCGGCGCCTCGGCCCACGAGGGTTCCCCGGCGGCGCCGGGCCCGGCGCCCGGCGGCACGCGGCACCCCGGCGCGCGCGGCGGACCGGGCTCGCCCTCCCCGGGCCGCCCCGTCCTGGTCACCGCCCCGCAACGCCCTCCGGCCGACCGGGAACGGTCACCCGGCGAAGCGCACGGCACCGGCCCGCGGCCCGCGGACGCCCCCGCACCCCTCGATCTCCTCTCCCGCCCCGACCTCTGTCTCCAGGGGAGCAGCGTCGTCTCCGGCAGCGGAGTCGGCGTCGTGATCGCCACCGGGGCGGACACCGTCCTCTCCGGGGCGCTCCCGCGCGGCCCGGAGCGTTCGCGCGTGCCGCGCCCGTTCGACCGGTCCGTGAACGGCATCGCCTGGACGCTCGTACGGTTCATGCTGCTCACCGCCCCGGTCGTGCTGATCGCCGGTGCGCTGCTGCGCGGGCGCGGGCTGGAGACCCTGCCGTTCGCCGTCGCGGTGGCGGTCGGGCTGACGCCCGAGATGCTGCCGGTCGTCGTCACGACCGCGCTGGCGCGCGGCGCCGCGCTGCTCGCGCGCGGCGGCGAGGTCGTCGTCCGCCGCCTCCCGGCCCTGCACGACCTCGGCGCCGTCGACGTGCTGTGCGTGGACAAGACGGGCACGCTCACCCAGGACCGCCCCGTCGTGGCCCGCTCCGTCGGCGCCGACGGCCGGGACGACCCCGCCGTGCTGCGCTGGGCCGCCGTCAACGCCCTGTGGACGCTCCACCTCGCGGAGCTGCCCGCGCCGGACGCCCTGGACGAGGCGATCCTCGACGCCGACGAGGAGGCGGCCGCGTCGGGGGCGTACGGGCCAGGGGCGTACGAGACGGGGACGGACCGGACAGAGGCGTACGAACGGGAGGGCGCCCACCCCGCCGCCGCCCCGGGGCTCCCCGTGCCCCCGGCCGACCGGATCGCCGGCGGGATCACCGACCGGACCGGCGACGACATCGCCCCCGCCGGAGACGCCCCCGCACCGGCCGACCGGCCGGACACCCCCGCCCGGCACCTCCGCGCCGTCCCCTCCCCCACCACCCCCGCCTCCGCTTCCGAGGACCTCGAAGGCGTCGCCGCCCTCCCCTACGGGCCCGGCCGCCGCATCGCCACCGCCGTCGTCCGCGGATCCGGGCCGGTGGACGGGCGCGTGCACACCCTCGTCGTCAAGGGCGCCCCCGAGGACGTGCTGGAGCGCTGCGCCCTCGACGACGGGGAGCGCGCCCGGCTGGCCCGCCACGCGGACGAGCTGGCGGCGGACGGGCTGCGGGTGCTGGCCGTGGCCGTCGCCGAGCGGCCCGCCCGGGCCCGCCCGTACACCCCGGCCGACGAACGCGGCCTGACGCTCCTCGGCTTCGTCGGGCTGCGCGACGCCCTCGCGCCCACCGCCGCCGAGGCGCTCGCGGCGCTCTCCCGGCGCGGCGTGACGGTCAAGGTCCTCACCGGCGACCACCCCGGCACGGCCGCCCGCGCCTGCCGGGAGCTGGGCCTGGAGCCCGGCGAGGTCGTCACCGGCGACCGCGTCGACGCGCTGACCGGGCCGGAGCTGGCCGTGCTGGCCGACCGGAGCACGGTCTTCGCCCGGTGCGCGCCCGAGCACAAGGCGCGGATCGTCGGGGCCCTGCGGGAGGCGGGCCGCACCACGGGGTTCCTCGGCGACGGGGTCAACGACCTGGCCGCGCTGCGCTCCGCCGACGTCGGGATCTGCCCCCGCGAGGGGGTGGACGTGGCGCGGGAGGCCGCCGACGTGGTGCTCGCGTCGAAGGACCTGACCGCCCTGGAGCGGGCGATCGTCACCGGCCGGCGCAGCACCGGGAACATCGCCGCCTACCTGCGGATCACGCTCTCCTCGAACCTCGGCAACGTCATCGCGATGCTGGTGGCGGGCCTGATGCTGCCGTTCCTGCCGATGCTGCCCGCGCAGGTGCTCGTGCAGAACCTGTGCTTCGACGCCGCCCAGCTCGCCCTCGCCTTCGACCGCCCGGGCCCGGACGCCCACCGGCGGCCGGCGGTGCTGCGCCCCCGCGACCTGCTGCGCTTCATGACCGGCTTCGGGCTGCTCAACGCCGTCGCGGACCTCGCCACGTTCGGGGTGCTGGCGCTGGCCGTGCGGTCGCTGGGCGAGGAGGAGGGGCAGGCGGCGTTCCACGCCGGGTGGTTCACGGAGAACCTGCTGACGCAGGCGCTGGTGATGCTGCTGCTGCGGTCGGGGCGGCACGCGGCGGAGGGCCGGGTGCCGGGCCCGATCCGGGCCGCGACGTCGGCGCTGGCGGTGGTGGGCCTGCTGCTGCCGCTGTCCCCGGTGGGCCCGGCCCTGGGGATGTCGGCGCTGCCGCCGCTGTACTACGGGCTGATGGCGGTCGTGCTGGCGCTGTACGGGCTGGGGCTCGCGGCGGCGCGGAAGCGCTTCGGGGCGCGGCCCCCGGCTCCGGACCCCGGACGCCGTACGGGCTGAGGGCGGGCCCGTACGACGTTCAGGGATGTCGGAGGGGATGCGGGAAGGGGCGGGGGCGGGAGCCCCGCCGCCCGCACCGCCGCGAGCCACCGCCCCCACTGGCGGGAGCCGATCCCGAGCCACCGCCCCACTGGCGGGAGCCGATCCCGAGCCACCGCCCCCACTGGCGGGAGCCGATCCCGAGCCACCGCCCCCACTGGCGGGAGCCGATCCCGAGCCGCCGCCGTCCTGGGCGGACGGCCGTTCCTGGGCGGGTGTCAGCCCTGGACAGGTGCCAGTCCCGGCAGACACCGGCCCCGAGCCACCGCCGGTCCTGGGCGGACGCCGACCCCGAGCAGGCCAGCTCCCTACCGCCCTCACCAGTCGCCGCCTCCGAACCCTCCGCCCCCGCCGTCGCCGAAGCCTCCGCCGTCCCCCCAGCCGCCCCCGCCGAAGTCGTCCGAGTTGAAGTCCGACCCCGTGTAGTCCCCGCCCTCCGGCCCGCCCGCCTCGGGCGAGGCCGCGTAGGCCGGGCCGGTGAGCATGCCGCCCAGCATCGTGCCGACGAGCAGGCCGGGCAGCAGGCCGCCGCCGAAGTAGCCGCCGGCCCAGGGGGCGTAGGCGGGCCCGGCGTTCCAGTACGGCTGCGGGCCGTCCGGGGTGCGGACCGTGCGGGACGCCGGCTCCTGGCCGTCGGCCACCAGGGCCGCGTCGGCCGCGCACGCCGGCACGGTCCGGACCGCGCCGCCCGGGGGCGCCCACTCCACGTCCTTGACGGACGGGCCGTGGCGCGGGTCGAAGAAGCACGGCACGCGGCGCTCGGGCAGCGGGGCGCCGGTGCGGCGGGCGGCGAGGGTGGCGAGGGCGAAGCGGCCCTTGTCCAGCGTCTCGGTCACGGCCGTCACATCGGCCGGGACCTTCGCGGCGGCCATCTTGGATTTGGCCTCCTCGTAGGCGTCGAGGCCCGTCTCGTAGTCCTTGCGCATGGTGTCGTCGGCGCCGGGCTCGGAGGGGGAGAAGTCGAGCCGGTCGAGCTCCTCGCCGAAGGCGGTGATGTCCTCGTCGACGACGACGCGGAGGGCGTCGAGCTCGGCGCGCTCGCGCTCCTCCCGGCGCTTGCGGTTGCGCCGGTAGAGGGCGTACGCGCCCGCGCCGCCGGCGACGACGATCGCGCCGCCGGTGATCAGTCCGGTCGCCGAGACCCCGGAGTCGGAGTCGCCCCACGAGCTGGGCTCACGGCCCTTGGCCTGCCGGTCGGCCTGGTCGACGAAGCTGTTGAGCTGGGCCTTCGCGTCGCCGCCGGACCGCTGGACGGAACCGGTGAGGTTCCGGACGGCGGCCACCGGCATCACCTTGCGGTCGGCGTGGGCGTTGAACTCGGTGCCGCGGTGGATGACGTAGACGCCGGCGATGCCGACCTTGGTGCGCAGGTCCTGGAAGACCGTCGCCTTGGGGTAGTCGTCGGTGGCGGGCAGGACGGCCACGAAGACCGGCTTCCCCGCGTCCCTGATCTTCTTCGCCAGCGCCTCGGCGTCGGCCGCCGGGAGCTGTGCGGCGGCCCGGGGGTCGACGTAGACGGGCCCCTTCTTGAGCACCTCGGCCGCGGCGTCGAGGCCGGTGGCGGTGGTGCTGGGGTCGGCGTGTGCGGCGGGGGCGGAGAACGCCGCGCCGGCCAACGCGATCAAGGCGGCGATCAGGACCAGCAGCGGCCTGGGCAGCGCCCGGTGGGTGGCGGACATGGCGTTGCTCCTCGGAGAAGGACTGCTCGACGAACGGATCAACGGATCTCTCACTCTGCGTTTACCACGAAAACGGATCAAACAGGCACGGTGTTCCCCTGCCCGGCCGGGACGCGCCCATGTCCCCGGCCGTGCTCCCCTGCCGTACGGCGGCGCGCGCTCAGCCGTACGAGAGGTCGGCGCAGGGGTCGTCGTCCGCCGACCGGGCCTGCTCCTTCGTCTCCGGGGAGGGGGTCCCGGAGGCGGCCGCGGAGGGCTCCGCGACCGGGGCGGGCGAGGCGGCGGACGTGGTGGCGTAGTCCCGCCCGAGGGTGACGGAGATGCCGTCCGCCGCGTCGCCCCGGACGTAGGCGCCGGGGAACATCCGGGTGAGGGCGCGGGCGCGGCCCGCCTGCCCGGGGCCGAAGGTGATCACGGTGGTCGCCTGGTCGCGGTCGGGCGCGGTGCTGGTGCCCGTGACGGTGAAGCCGCGCTCCTGGAGGGCCGCGGCGGCGCGGGCGGCGAGGCCGGTGACGGTGGTGCCGTTGGCCACGGAGATCCGGGTCCCGTCGCCCGTGACCGGCGCGGCGGCGTCCGCCTGGGCCGCCCCGCCCGCGGCCCCGCCGGTGCCGCCGCCGGGTTCGCGCCCCTTCTCCGTGGCGTCCTGGCCGTCGATCGTGCGGTCGGCCTTGAGGGAGGCCCACAGCGCGTCGGCGTCGGGCTGGACGATGTCGACGCGGTCCCCCGCGTAACGCCAGGGGACGGTGATGAACTTGATGTCGTGCAGGTCGATGTTCTTGAGGGACATCGCGAAGGAGATCAGCTTGTCGGCCGTGCCCAGGCCGGGGTCGACGGTCATCGACTTGGTGGCCGCGTCGGCCAGCGGCAGCAGGGTCGTCGGGTTGAGGCCCTGCGACCGCACCTTCTTGATCATGCCGGCGACGAAGGCCTGCTGCCGCCGGATGCGGCCGATGTCGGAGCCGTCGCCGATGCCGTGGCGCACGCGCACGTAGTCCAGCGCCTTCTGCCCCGAGACGCTCTGCTTGCCCTTGCGGAACAAAAGGTCGCCCCGGGCACCGAGGTTGGGGTTCAGATCGCCCGCGTAGACGTCCTTGGGGACGCACACGGGGACGCCGCCGACGGCGGAGGTCATGGCGGAGAAGCCCTCGAAGTCGACGACGACCGTGTGGTCCACCCGCAGGCCGGTGAGCTTCTCGACGGTGTTCTGGGTGCAGGCCGGGTTGCCCTTGGCCGACTCCCCGACGGAGAAGGCGGAGTTGAACATCGCCCGGGTGCGCGGGGCCGTCCAGGTGCCGTCGGGCCGCCGGCAGGGCGGGATGTCCACGAGGGTGTCGCGGGGGATGGAGACGCCGACGGCGTGCTTGCGGTCGCCGTAGACGTGCAGCAGGAGGGCGGTGTCCGAGCGGCCCACGTCCCCCTCGCCACCGCCCAGCCCGCTGTTCCCGCCGGAGCGCGAGTCCGAGCCGATGACCAGGACGTTCTGCCCGGCGGCCCCGGCGCCGGGCCGGTCGTCGGAGAGGCCGCCCGCGTCGAAGGTGCTGATGTTGCCGTTGAGCTTGAGGTAGACCCAGCCGACTCCGGCGGTCAGCAGCGCCAGCAACGACACCAAGACCACGGCCGGGATCCGCATCCGCCCGGAGCCGCGCTTCCCTCGGGTGCCAGTCATCTACGAGCCCTCATCCACTCCCCCGGTGCTACCCGGCGCTCCCCCGGCACGTGCCCTGTCGACCGCATAGACGGCCGGGAGGCCACTTTGGTTGTCCAGTT from Streptomyces albireticuli carries:
- a CDS encoding HAD family acid phosphatase, translating into MTETISRATARSTAVALATAALAMGATTAGASTASAAGTPAPAPAESAARTSGTAGLKGVDYAAWQREVRSVIDGARPYVVERTANAQREKQAVVLDIDNSSLETDFHWKYPTPAIEPVLELTRYAHARGAAVFFVTARPGLLDAATEYNLRRVGYPVSGLYVRHLPDLFRDVSTYKTAKRAEIEAQGYKIIANIGNNTTDLAGGHAERTFKLPDYGGKLS
- a CDS encoding GlsB/YeaQ/YmgE family stress response membrane protein is translated as MEISGIFSAIVIGLIIGVLGRLVVPGRQHIGVLWTIAVGILAALVGALIAHALGVGDTKGIDWIKWLIQIGLAALGVAFLDCAKARRRH
- a CDS encoding ArsR/SmtB family transcription factor, which gives rise to MAAGVGSVEGFPGGVGGDFDDPSAEVLSEAAAAFGLLASSARLHLVWALAQGESDVSGLAERVGGALPAISQHLAKLKLAGLVRSRREGRRVVYLVDDPDVVTIVRLMVGQLADRKAGAGAVPGAHTGRLRGLGA
- a CDS encoding HAD-IC family P-type ATPase; the encoded protein is MGWAPDGAGAAGTTLEALRALGSGPRGLVEQQAEERLAAHGENVFPGRRPASWPRRLARGLRDPFTAVLLGLGLVSAAVASWGTACVIAVLVTVSSVLRATGEHRADRAAATLRDLIATTATVRRRATETSPPGTRELPVDQLVPGDVVLLAPGDVVPADLRLLRATGLTLHEAALTGESAPVGKRVPAAGGGASAHEGSPAAPGPAPGGTRHPGARGGPGSPSPGRPVLVTAPQRPPADRERSPGEAHGTGPRPADAPAPLDLLSRPDLCLQGSSVVSGSGVGVVIATGADTVLSGALPRGPERSRVPRPFDRSVNGIAWTLVRFMLLTAPVVLIAGALLRGRGLETLPFAVAVAVGLTPEMLPVVVTTALARGAALLARGGEVVVRRLPALHDLGAVDVLCVDKTGTLTQDRPVVARSVGADGRDDPAVLRWAAVNALWTLHLAELPAPDALDEAILDADEEAAASGAYGPGAYETGTDRTEAYEREGAHPAAAPGLPVPPADRIAGGITDRTGDDIAPAGDAPAPADRPDTPARHLRAVPSPTTPASASEDLEGVAALPYGPGRRIATAVVRGSGPVDGRVHTLVVKGAPEDVLERCALDDGERARLARHADELAADGLRVLAVAVAERPARARPYTPADERGLTLLGFVGLRDALAPTAAEALAALSRRGVTVKVLTGDHPGTAARACRELGLEPGEVVTGDRVDALTGPELAVLADRSTVFARCAPEHKARIVGALREAGRTTGFLGDGVNDLAALRSADVGICPREGVDVAREAADVVLASKDLTALERAIVTGRRSTGNIAAYLRITLSSNLGNVIAMLVAGLMLPFLPMLPAQVLVQNLCFDAAQLALAFDRPGPDAHRRPAVLRPRDLLRFMTGFGLLNAVADLATFGVLALAVRSLGEEEGQAAFHAGWFTENLLTQALVMLLLRSGRHAAEGRVPGPIRAATSALAVVGLLLPLSPVGPALGMSALPPLYYGLMAVVLALYGLGLAAARKRFGARPPAPDPGRRTG
- a CDS encoding LCP family protein; translation: MTGTRGKRGSGRMRIPAVVLVSLLALLTAGVGWVYLKLNGNISTFDAGGLSDDRPGAGAAGQNVLVIGSDSRSGGNSGLGGGEGDVGRSDTALLLHVYGDRKHAVGVSIPRDTLVDIPPCRRPDGTWTAPRTRAMFNSAFSVGESAKGNPACTQNTVEKLTGLRVDHTVVVDFEGFSAMTSAVGGVPVCVPKDVYAGDLNPNLGARGDLLFRKGKQSVSGQKALDYVRVRHGIGDGSDIGRIRRQQAFVAGMIKKVRSQGLNPTTLLPLADAATKSMTVDPGLGTADKLISFAMSLKNIDLHDIKFITVPWRYAGDRVDIVQPDADALWASLKADRTIDGQDATEKGREPGGGTGGAAGGAAQADAAAPVTGDGTRISVANGTTVTGLAARAAAALQERGFTVTGTSTAPDRDQATTVITFGPGQAGRARALTRMFPGAYVRGDAADGISVTLGRDYATTSAASPAPVAEPSAAASGTPSPETKEQARSADDDPCADLSYG